Proteins encoded together in one Phalacrocorax aristotelis chromosome 7, bGulAri2.1, whole genome shotgun sequence window:
- the C7H2orf72 gene encoding uncharacterized protein C2orf72 homolog: MAAAELQELRELVERVGGRRAVLLVAEVVAEGAPAAATMAAFARDLLGEEAPPGPGPGPGSGCRARRRAGGGRRALGARLLLVLCRAGAARSRGARARLREVVRDVRGRLPPAPPPAVVGVLLPGGDGEDAAVLDAALRQHFPAPGTVQAARYSPGSPAALRRCRAAACRALRAALQQQHPAEEGKDQERWRLPSFLRCISLSRRSWRKGHEAKAANNVHEDDLQDPKEEVALTSLSPNGNYEEAAGGPGT, translated from the exons atggcggcggcggagctgcaggagctgcggGAGCTGGTGGAGCGGGTGGGCGGGCGGCGGGCCGTGCTGCTGGTGGCCGAGGTGGTGGCGGAGggggccccggcggcggccACGATGGCCGCCTTCGCCCGCGACCTGCTGGGCGAGGAggcgccgccgggcccggggccgggcccggggtcggggtgccgggcccggcggcgggccggcggcgggcggcgggcgctgGGAGCgcggctgctgctggtgctgtgccgtgccggggcggcgcggagccgcggggcccgggcccgcctGCGGGAGGTGGTGCGGGACGTGCGCGGCCGCCTGCCCCCCGCACCGCCGCCCGCCGTCGTGGGCGTCCTCCTGCCCGGCGGGGACGGGGAGGACGCGGCGGTGCTGGACGCGGCGCTGCGGCAACACTTCCCGGCGCCCGGGACGGTGCAGGCGGCCCGGTACAGCCccggcagccccgccgccctgCGCCGCTGCCGCGCCGCCGCCTGCCGCGCCCTGCGGGccgccctgcagcagcagcacccggCAG AAGAGGGGAAAGACCAGGAGAGGTGGAGGCTCCCATCCTTTCTGCGGTGCATTTCTTTGAGCcggaggagctggagaaaagGTCACGAAGCAAAAGCTGCAAACAATGTTCATGAAG ATGACCTGCAGGACCCCAAGGAAGAAGTGGCTCTCACCAGCCTCTCCCCGAATGGAAACTACGAAGAAGCTGCTGGAGGCCCGGGCACCTAG